From Dreissena polymorpha isolate Duluth1 chromosome 15, UMN_Dpol_1.0, whole genome shotgun sequence, a single genomic window includes:
- the LOC127859319 gene encoding protocadherin beta-5-like, translating into MPTKVQCTVIVTDSGGLTDTASVTIAINNINDNAPTFLPAFYSYFADGAAPVSTNKLSPDSPVSVSDGDLGAFGQITYSLNQSSLGDQYFGITQSGEIFVTKAVSVLGYGSTVSFEVVATDGGGRSSRATVSVVVMATTTTSTTTTTDRYRTFFEDSRNIAWFVPAVALAAAGVGLVAYVALTSSKSTGPASKLVCRCCKIEKVYPKDRRYDVTRRDSPKTEPQAFEFWHA; encoded by the exons ATGCCGACGAAGGTTCAGTGTACCGTGATCGTCACGGATAGCGGGGGGCTCACCGATACTGCAAGCGTTACAATAGCAATAA acAATATCAACGACAACGCGCCCACATTTTTGCCGGCGTTCTACTCTTACTTTGCCGACGGCGCGGCTCCGGTATCCACCAACAAGCTGTCTCCGGATAGCCCGGTATCGGTATCCGACGGAGACCTCGGCGCATTTGGGCAAATTACATATAG CCTCAACCAGTCGTCTCTAGGCGACCAGTACTTTGGAATCACTCAGAGCGGAGAGATCTTCGTTACCAAGGCAGTCTCAGTTCTAGGATACGGCTCCACCGTCAGCTTCGAGGTAGTCGCTACAGACGGGGGCGGTCGGTCGTCAAGGGCAACGGTCAGCGTGGTCGTCATGGCAACTACAACAACGTCGACCACAACCACAACCGACAG gTACCGGACGTTTTTCGAAGATTCTAGGAACATCGCCTGGTTTGTGCCGGCGGTCGCTCTCGCAGCCGCCGGGGTCGGGCTAGTAGCGTACGTGGCCTTAACGTCCAGCAAGTCCACTGGACCGGCGTCTAAATTGGTTTGCAGATG CTGCAAGATCGAGAAGGTATACCCGAAAGACCGCCGCTATGACGTCACCAGACGTGATTCACCAAAAA cCGAGCCACAGGCCTTCGAATTTTGGCACGCTTGA